The following coding sequences are from one Haemophilus haemolyticus window:
- the nfuA gene encoding Fe-S biogenesis protein NfuA translates to MEQATQQIAISDAAQAHFRKLLDTQEEGTNIRIFVVNPGTPNAECGVSYCPPNAVEESDFEMKYDTFSAFIDEVSLPFLEEAEIDYVTEELGAQLTLKAPNAKMRKVADDAPLIERVEYVIQTQINPQLASHGGRITLIEITEDGYAILQFGGGCNGCSMVDVTLKDGVEKQLISLFPNELKGAKDVTEHQRGEHSYY, encoded by the coding sequence ATGGAACAAGCAACCCAGCAAATCGCTATTTCTGATGCCGCACAAGCGCATTTTCGAAAACTTTTAGACACACAAGAAGAAGGAACGAATATTCGTATTTTCGTAGTTAATCCTGGCACCCCTAACGCGGAATGTGGCGTATCGTATTGTCCACCGAATGCCGTGGAAGAAAGTGATTTTGAAATGAAATACGACACTTTTTCTGCATTTATTGATGAAGTGAGTTTGCCTTTCTTAGAAGAAGCAGAAATTGATTATGTTACCGAAGAACTTGGTGCGCAGCTTACCTTAAAAGCGCCAAATGCCAAAATGCGTAAGGTGGCTGATGATGCGCCATTAATTGAACGTGTTGAATATGTGATTCAAACTCAAATTAATCCACAGCTTGCAAGTCATGGTGGACGTATCACTTTAATTGAAATTACTGAAGATGGTTACGCAATTTTACAATTTGGTGGTGGCTGTAACGGTTGTTCAATGGTGGACGTTACATTAAAAGATGGCGTAGAAAAACAACTTATTAGCTTATTCCCGAATGAATTAAAAGGTGCAAAAGATGTAACCGAACATCAGCGTGGAGAACACTCTTATTATTAG